One genomic segment of Aquipluma nitroreducens includes these proteins:
- the lspA gene encoding signal peptidase II, translating to MKAKRALRNFLVIVILISNISCDQISKDIVRQNIEYNTHINVISKYLILTKVENTGAFLGLGNSIPRSIYKLVMIVLPLIVIGYAFYYLMKRNNLSKLLIIGISFAIGGGFGNIYDRILYGSVTDFLYFDFVLFHTGIVNMADISVTIGFFMIIYGLSINQKEFKTVTIEK from the coding sequence TTGAAAGCAAAAAGAGCATTAAGGAATTTTCTTGTTATAGTTATATTGATTTCAAATATTAGTTGTGACCAGATTTCAAAGGATATTGTCAGACAAAACATTGAATATAACACTCATATAAATGTAATAAGTAAGTATTTAATTCTTACCAAGGTTGAGAATACAGGGGCATTTTTAGGACTCGGAAATTCAATTCCAAGATCGATCTATAAATTAGTAATGATTGTATTACCATTAATTGTAATTGGATATGCTTTTTATTATTTGATGAAAAGGAATAATTTATCTAAACTTCTAATTATTGGGATAAGTTTTGCTATTGGCGGTGGATTTGGAAATATCTATGATAGAATATTATATGGTTCTGTGACAGACTTTTTGTACTTTGATTTTGTTTTGTTCCATACTGGTATTGTAAATATGGCTGATATTTCTGTAACAATAGGATTTTTTATGATAATATACGGGTTGTCTATCAATCAAAAAGAATTTAAAACTGTTACAATTGAGAAATAA
- the nhaA gene encoding Na+/H+ antiporter NhaA: protein MKLTKLYKEFFESEKAGGLILVFVTALSLVLANSAWQTNYINFWHFNLGGHSIVHWINDGLMTIFFLLIGLELEREIYKGELSDIKNASLPIVGALGGMLIPAGIFLVLNFGTATQAGAGIPMATDIAFAIGILSLLGNRVPASLKIFLLAVAIVDDLGAILIIAIFYTTTIVFTNLFIALGIWGLLIILNRLKVYNLIPYLIGGIVMWYFMLHSGVHATITGVLLALAVPFGNGGEKSPSYILQHLLHKPVAFLILPLFAIANTCISIGDSWQSGLGQVNSLGIIAGLLIGKPLGIFLFSFIGVSFGICALPSDLKWKNIIGAGFLAGIGFTMSIFITLLAFDDTEIVNNSKIAILIASFIAGTIGFIFLKLTLKTQVKKGRQLVTT from the coding sequence ATGAAATTAACAAAGCTATACAAAGAATTTTTTGAAAGCGAGAAAGCGGGTGGACTAATTTTAGTTTTTGTGACCGCTCTTTCTCTTGTTCTTGCAAACTCTGCCTGGCAAACAAACTATATCAATTTTTGGCATTTTAATTTGGGCGGCCATAGTATTGTTCATTGGATTAATGATGGATTGATGACTATCTTTTTTTTGCTCATTGGGTTGGAATTAGAACGAGAAATATACAAAGGAGAGCTTTCCGACATAAAAAATGCTTCATTGCCAATTGTTGGGGCATTGGGCGGTATGCTTATTCCTGCAGGGATATTTTTAGTACTCAACTTCGGAACAGCTACTCAAGCAGGTGCAGGTATTCCAATGGCAACAGATATTGCTTTTGCAATTGGAATTTTATCACTTCTGGGTAATCGTGTTCCTGCTTCACTAAAAATATTCTTGCTGGCCGTTGCAATAGTCGACGATCTGGGAGCAATTCTGATCATTGCAATTTTCTACACAACCACAATCGTTTTTACAAATTTGTTTATTGCATTGGGCATCTGGGGTTTGCTTATTATTCTCAACCGACTTAAAGTTTACAATTTAATTCCTTATTTAATTGGGGGTATCGTCATGTGGTATTTTATGCTGCATTCGGGCGTTCACGCAACGATAACAGGAGTTTTATTGGCTTTAGCTGTTCCATTTGGGAACGGTGGAGAGAAATCTCCGTCATATATTCTTCAACATTTACTGCATAAACCAGTTGCATTTCTAATTCTCCCCTTATTTGCGATTGCCAACACTTGCATTTCAATTGGCGACAGTTGGCAAAGTGGTTTAGGTCAAGTCAATAGTTTAGGGATTATTGCAGGGCTATTAATCGGAAAACCTTTAGGCATTTTTCTCTTTTCATTTATTGGTGTTAGCTTCGGAATTTGTGCATTGCCGAGCGACTTGAAATGGAAAAACATTATTGGCGCAGGATTTTTAGCTGGTATTGGTTTTACAATGTCAATCTTCATTACACTTCTTGCTTTTGACGATACTGAAATCGTAAACAATTCAAAAATTGCAATTCTTATCGCTTCATTTATTGCAGGAACAATTGGATTCATCTTTCTTAAACTGACACTTAAAACACAAGTAAAAAAAGGACGGCAATTAGTCACTACGTGA
- a CDS encoding GNAT family N-acetyltransferase, producing the protein MNLRLQIDTANINWDLIVEILQKAGMAYYTAEIHKRAFSNSQVVVFVFDEENLVGFGRAISDGEYQAAIYDVAVIPDFQGKGIGKMIIQTIVEKIPNCNFILYASPGKETFYEKENFKRMKTGMALFINSERMQRNGFTE; encoded by the coding sequence ATGAACTTACGACTACAAATTGATACGGCAAATATTAACTGGGATTTAATTGTTGAAATACTTCAAAAAGCTGGCATGGCTTATTATACAGCCGAAATTCACAAGCGAGCATTTAGTAATAGCCAAGTTGTTGTATTTGTATTCGATGAAGAAAATCTGGTAGGTTTTGGTAGAGCTATATCCGATGGAGAATATCAAGCTGCTATTTATGATGTTGCCGTAATTCCTGACTTTCAGGGAAAGGGAATAGGTAAAATGATCATTCAAACCATTGTTGAAAAAATTCCGAATTGCAATTTCATTTTATATGCTTCACCCGGAAAGGAAACGTTTTATGAAAAAGAAAATTTCAAACGAATGAAGACAGGAATGGCTTTGTTTATTAATAGTGAACGAATGCAACGAAATGGGTTTACAGAGTAA
- a CDS encoding VOC family protein, whose product MKDNENQTDHSTSPVDTTPKVTGIGGIFFYSENPQVAKEWYTKNLGIEINEWGSSSFESRDINNPDEINSLQWSPFKKGDEYFSPSKKEFMINYRVQNIEGLLTKLKGNGVTILDSIATYDYGKFVHIMDTEGNKIELWEPVDSKE is encoded by the coding sequence ATGAAAGACAACGAAAATCAAACAGACCACTCAACTTCACCTGTTGATACAACACCAAAGGTGACAGGAATTGGAGGTATTTTCTTTTATTCAGAAAATCCGCAGGTAGCAAAAGAATGGTATACCAAAAATTTAGGGATTGAAATCAACGAATGGGGTTCGTCGAGTTTTGAATCCAGAGACATTAACAATCCTGACGAGATAAACTCTCTTCAATGGAGTCCTTTCAAAAAAGGAGATGAATATTTTTCCCCATCTAAAAAGGAATTCATGATTAATTACCGGGTTCAGAATATTGAGGGACTTCTAACCAAACTCAAAGGAAACGGAGTAACCATACTTGACAGCATTGCAACTTACGATTATGGGAAATTTGTACATATCATGGACACCGAAGGAAACAAGATAGAACTATGGGAACCTGTTGACAGCAAAGAGTAA
- a CDS encoding AMP-binding protein gives MNNTISYTLPARFKQIVAKFGARPSLSLVDEKPYTYTELNQRIEALIRLLEDLGLQSGDKVAILSTNMPNWGIAYFAITFMGAVAVPLLPDFTVSEIENIINHSETKAIFVSEKLATKLDQLKANTTIRQIRIEDFTVAKTDNELPVYQLNLKPSNLYDIQEDDLAAIIYTSGTTGNPKGVMLSHKNISITAEQALSVRPVNENDRYLSILPLSHTYENSLGFVMPMLCGSSVYYLGKQPTPSVLLPALLEVKPTMIFAVPLIIEKIYRNRILPAFTKKWTVRQLYKVSFIRKILNRIAGKKLMETFGGKLEFFGIGGAKLDRKVEQFLIEANFPYSIGYGLTETAPLLAGMKTYAFRLQSTGPAIAGVEMKINHPDRKTGEGEIGARGANVMKGYYKEPLLTAEVITPDGWFKTGDLGAFDQDGYLHIRGRLKNIIIGASGENIYPEEIESVINEFPDVLESLVVHQKGRLVALVHLNMEELQAKYSELIEKGSQQAEQKMNEVLKELQNYINENVNKFSQVQLVTIQPEPFEKTATQKIKRFLYN, from the coding sequence ATGAACAATACGATCAGTTATACGCTTCCGGCGCGGTTTAAGCAAATTGTTGCAAAATTCGGAGCCAGACCTTCTCTTTCTCTGGTGGATGAAAAGCCATATACCTATACCGAATTAAATCAGAGAATCGAAGCACTGATCAGGCTGCTTGAAGATCTGGGTTTGCAATCCGGTGATAAAGTTGCGATTTTAAGTACAAATATGCCCAATTGGGGAATTGCTTATTTTGCTATAACTTTCATGGGAGCCGTTGCTGTACCGCTTCTACCCGATTTTACTGTTTCTGAAATTGAAAATATTATCAACCATTCTGAAACGAAAGCCATCTTTGTTTCAGAAAAGCTGGCGACAAAACTAGATCAGTTGAAAGCGAATACAACGATTCGCCAGATTCGGATAGAGGATTTTACGGTGGCCAAAACGGATAATGAATTGCCAGTTTATCAGTTGAATCTGAAGCCTTCAAATTTGTATGATATTCAGGAAGATGACTTAGCTGCGATCATTTATACTTCAGGTACAACAGGCAATCCGAAAGGTGTAATGCTGAGCCATAAAAATATTTCAATTACAGCAGAGCAGGCGTTAAGTGTCAGACCAGTAAATGAAAATGATCGCTATCTTTCGATTCTCCCATTATCGCACACCTACGAAAATTCGTTGGGTTTTGTGATGCCGATGCTTTGTGGGTCATCTGTTTATTATCTTGGCAAACAACCAACTCCATCTGTTCTACTTCCAGCATTACTTGAAGTAAAGCCCACTATGATATTTGCTGTTCCGCTGATCATCGAAAAGATTTACCGGAATCGGATTCTTCCGGCTTTTACAAAAAAATGGACGGTTCGCCAGTTGTACAAAGTATCGTTTATCCGGAAAATTTTAAATCGTATTGCGGGCAAAAAATTAATGGAAACCTTTGGCGGTAAACTTGAATTCTTCGGTATTGGCGGTGCCAAGCTCGACCGTAAAGTAGAACAATTCCTGATAGAAGCTAATTTCCCGTACAGCATTGGTTATGGACTGACCGAAACTGCACCGCTTTTGGCCGGGATGAAAACATATGCCTTCCGTCTGCAATCCACCGGTCCGGCAATAGCCGGAGTTGAAATGAAAATTAATCATCCGGATCGGAAAACCGGCGAAGGAGAAATAGGGGCCAGAGGAGCCAATGTGATGAAGGGTTATTACAAAGAACCTTTATTGACAGCCGAGGTTATAACTCCCGATGGATGGTTTAAAACCGGAGATTTGGGCGCGTTCGACCAGGATGGGTATTTGCACATCAGAGGTCGGTTAAAAAACATTATCATTGGGGCGAGTGGCGAAAATATATATCCTGAAGAAATTGAGTCAGTCATCAATGAATTCCCTGATGTGCTTGAATCGCTGGTTGTTCATCAGAAAGGAAGATTGGTGGCTCTCGTACATTTGAACATGGAAGAGCTGCAGGCCAAATATTCGGAACTGATTGAAAAGGGTTCTCAACAGGCCGAACAAAAGATGAATGAGGTCTTGAAAGAATTACAAAACTACATTAACGAAAACGTAAACAAGTTTTCGCAGGTACAGTTGGTAACCATTCAGCCCGAACCTTTTGAAAAGACTGCCACGCAAAAGATTAAACGTTTTTTATACAATTAG
- a CDS encoding TonB-dependent receptor has translation MVFSRVLSAFGFVVLCFGAFSQQNYTVSGTISDASNGENLIGAIVTIQNTNYATVCNSYGFYSISIPEGDYTINIRQMGYSNQLLPLKLHSSQLINFKMNAISYELDDVEVSGQRGDRNVSSLEMGNVKINPKQIENIPVLFGERDLIKTMQLMPGVKQAGEGNTGFYVRGGGLDQNLILLDEAPVYNASHLLGFFSVFNSEAIRDANLLKGSIPAEYGGRASSVLDIRMKEGNLKEYETTGNVGLIASNLSFEGPIKEDVSSFMVSARRTYADLFLQFAPDKDIRDAKLYFYDINMKTNFKLNPSSRLFISGYFGRDKFRIPDQFGFDWGSKTATVRLNHTFSEKLFSNSSFIFSNYSYQIDISGDKDVVMGSHIQDFNLKQDFSWYPNTRNTLKFGINLIAHKIVPGEIDASPTSIYNSLAVRPRRAFENSVYISNSQQLSGRLQVYYGLRLALFSNVGPGDFYQFDSNGKLLQLTSYDHFKWVRTQGGPEPRLAINYQLSSQAAVKASYNRIYQFIHLLSNSTSSTPTDVWLPSSDNVKPQLSDQWSLGYFRNMKQNMFESSIEVYYKNLQNQIDYRNGADLVFNSTVEAELVYGRGWAYGAEFLFRKNYGKLTGWLGYTWSKTMRQFDLINDGNPFPARQDRRHDVSIVAMYNLSRKLNFSATWVYNTGNAVTFPNGKYTIDGKTIGYYTQRNGYRMPDYHRLDLGVTWIRKQTARFESSWNFSVYNAYGRENAYFISFRQNKDNPDQTEAVQISLFKFIPSVSYKFKF, from the coding sequence ATGGTTTTTTCGCGCGTCTTATCTGCTTTCGGTTTTGTTGTTCTTTGCTTTGGGGCATTTTCACAACAAAATTATACGGTAAGCGGAACGATCTCGGATGCTTCGAACGGCGAAAACCTGATTGGCGCTATTGTGACGATTCAGAACACAAATTATGCTACGGTTTGTAATTCCTATGGGTTCTATTCCATATCCATTCCTGAAGGCGATTACACCATCAATATCAGGCAAATGGGTTATTCCAATCAGCTTTTACCCTTGAAACTTCACTCCAGCCAACTTATTAATTTCAAGATGAATGCAATAAGTTACGAGCTTGACGATGTTGAAGTGAGTGGACAACGAGGCGACCGGAACGTTTCTTCGCTGGAAATGGGAAATGTAAAGATTAATCCAAAGCAAATTGAGAACATTCCGGTGCTTTTTGGCGAACGCGATTTGATTAAAACCATGCAGTTGATGCCCGGAGTAAAACAGGCTGGTGAAGGAAACACAGGTTTTTATGTACGTGGCGGCGGATTAGATCAAAACCTTATTCTGCTCGACGAAGCTCCGGTTTACAACGCTTCTCACTTGTTGGGCTTTTTCTCAGTCTTCAATTCGGAAGCCATTCGCGATGCCAATCTGCTCAAAGGGTCAATTCCGGCGGAGTACGGCGGCCGAGCGTCATCTGTATTGGATATCCGAATGAAGGAAGGAAACTTGAAAGAATATGAAACTACCGGAAATGTAGGATTGATTGCGTCGAACCTGAGTTTCGAAGGGCCGATAAAAGAAGATGTGAGCTCGTTTATGGTGAGTGCCCGCCGCACCTATGCCGATTTGTTTCTGCAATTCGCCCCTGATAAAGACATTCGTGACGCCAAGTTGTATTTCTACGACATCAATATGAAAACCAACTTTAAACTGAATCCGTCGAGCCGGTTATTTATTTCAGGTTATTTCGGTCGCGACAAGTTTCGGATTCCGGATCAATTTGGATTTGACTGGGGAAGCAAAACGGCAACAGTCAGACTCAACCATACATTTAGTGAAAAACTATTTTCGAACAGCTCCTTTATTTTCAGCAATTATTCGTACCAGATTGATATTTCAGGGGATAAGGATGTTGTTATGGGATCGCACATTCAGGATTTTAACCTGAAGCAGGATTTTAGCTGGTATCCAAATACCCGAAATACACTCAAATTTGGCATTAACCTGATTGCCCATAAAATAGTTCCGGGCGAAATCGATGCGTCGCCAACCAGTATTTACAATTCTTTGGCAGTGAGACCTCGCAGGGCATTTGAGAATTCAGTGTATATTTCAAACAGTCAGCAGTTATCAGGGCGGTTGCAGGTTTATTATGGTTTGCGGCTGGCATTGTTCTCGAATGTTGGTCCGGGAGACTTTTACCAGTTCGATTCGAATGGAAAACTTTTACAATTGACTAGTTATGATCATTTTAAATGGGTAAGAACACAAGGCGGACCGGAACCCCGGCTGGCAATCAATTATCAGTTGAGCAGTCAGGCGGCAGTAAAAGCCTCGTACAACCGCATCTACCAATTTATTCATTTGCTTTCCAATTCAACATCGTCGACACCAACCGATGTTTGGTTGCCTAGTAGCGATAATGTGAAACCACAACTGTCCGATCAGTGGTCACTGGGCTATTTCAGGAATATGAAACAGAATATGTTCGAATCGTCAATCGAGGTTTATTATAAAAATCTGCAAAACCAGATTGATTACAGAAATGGAGCCGACCTGGTTTTTAACTCGACCGTTGAAGCCGAATTGGTTTATGGACGCGGCTGGGCTTATGGCGCTGAATTTTTGTTCAGGAAGAATTATGGAAAGCTGACTGGTTGGCTGGGTTACACCTGGTCGAAAACGATGCGTCAGTTCGACCTGATTAACGACGGCAACCCTTTTCCCGCAAGGCAGGATAGACGTCATGATGTTTCCATCGTTGCGATGTATAATTTGAGCCGTAAACTAAATTTTTCGGCAACTTGGGTTTACAATACCGGAAATGCTGTAACTTTCCCCAATGGTAAATACACCATCGACGGAAAAACGATAGGGTATTACACCCAGCGCAACGGATATCGGATGCCCGATTATCACCGGCTCGATTTAGGTGTAACCTGGATCAGAAAACAGACAGCACGTTTTGAATCGAGCTGGAACTTTTCGGTTTATAATGCTTATGGTCGTGAAAACGCTTATTTTATCTCTTTCAGGCAAAATAAAGACAATCCTGACCAAACAGAAGCCGTCCAGATTTCATTGTTTAAGTTCATTCCATCAGTAAGTTATAAGTTTAAATTCTAA
- a CDS encoding DUF4249 domain-containing protein, with the protein MNKFLSISILLLASLAFSSCEKVIEIDLADSKSIIVIEATITSNKEPFTVLVSKTSPYFGTSSSNSVSGAIVSVRVENGKPRYFKESAPGIYKLEKTVALANYWYIVDVEYEGITYSARSYLHEMIPIADISLAYFDGFGFFDSGYKVNCFVRDPAGVDNYYRMKIYVNGNAVTDEGEINLYSDKLFDGKLIGLVQHSAVFQENDSITVELQSIDKATYDYFSTLENISGIEIIQSASPANPISNFNNGALGYFSAYSFDRKPIIVKDYINN; encoded by the coding sequence TTGAATAAGTTTCTTTCTATATCGATCCTGCTATTGGCCAGCCTTGCGTTTTCATCGTGTGAAAAGGTGATTGAGATTGATTTGGCCGATTCAAAATCTATTATTGTGATTGAAGCCACCATAACGAGCAATAAAGAGCCATTCACGGTGTTGGTTTCGAAGACTTCACCCTATTTTGGCACATCATCATCCAATTCGGTATCGGGCGCAATTGTGAGCGTAAGAGTTGAAAATGGAAAACCCAGGTATTTTAAAGAATCGGCGCCGGGCATTTATAAATTAGAAAAGACTGTTGCACTGGCCAATTACTGGTATATCGTCGATGTGGAATATGAGGGAATTACCTATTCAGCCCGTTCGTATTTGCATGAAATGATACCAATTGCTGACATTAGTTTGGCTTATTTCGATGGCTTTGGTTTTTTCGACAGCGGTTATAAAGTAAATTGCTTTGTACGCGATCCGGCCGGAGTTGATAATTATTACCGGATGAAAATCTACGTGAATGGAAACGCGGTTACCGACGAAGGAGAAATCAACCTGTACTCGGATAAGCTTTTTGATGGCAAGCTAATTGGACTAGTTCAGCATTCTGCAGTTTTTCAGGAAAATGATAGTATAACGGTTGAACTTCAGTCCATTGACAAAGCTACTTACGATTATTTTTCGACACTCGAAAATATCTCCGGCATAGAAATAATTCAATCTGCTTCACCGGCCAACCCGATCAGTAATTTCAACAATGGAGCACTCGGTTATTTTTCAGCCTATTCTTTTGATCGTAAACCTATTATTGTCAAGGATTATATCAATAATTAA
- a CDS encoding D-2-hydroxyacid dehydrogenase: MKIVVLDGFAMNPGDLSWENLNELGECVIFDRTRPEEVLGRADGADALITNKVIIDKALMAKLSSLKYIGVTATGYNVVDVQAAAERNIVVNNIPAYSTNSVAQLVFSHILNVANRVELHANSVIKGDWISSADFSYSQSPQIELAGKTLGIVGFGRIGRRVAEIGLAFGMKVIFQNRSEKANLPSGIIQKGLSEVFTESDFVSLNCPLTAENIEFVNRDLIKTMKPTAVLINTGRGGLINEQDLADALNAGQLSAACLDVLSAEPPRPDNPLIPLQNCFITPHIAWATFEARQRLLNITIDNLKGFITGNPQNQV; this comes from the coding sequence TTGAAAATAGTAGTATTAGATGGATTTGCCATGAATCCCGGCGACCTCTCATGGGAGAATCTAAATGAATTGGGCGAATGTGTAATTTTTGACCGGACAAGACCTGAAGAAGTTCTCGGCAGAGCCGATGGTGCGGATGCACTAATTACCAACAAAGTCATCATCGATAAAGCACTAATGGCCAAGTTGTCCTCATTGAAATATATTGGTGTTACGGCTACAGGGTACAATGTTGTTGATGTTCAGGCTGCTGCTGAGCGAAATATTGTAGTTAACAACATTCCGGCATACAGTACCAATTCGGTTGCCCAATTGGTTTTTTCGCACATTCTGAATGTGGCCAATCGGGTTGAACTTCATGCCAATTCAGTAATAAAAGGCGATTGGATCAGTAGCGCTGATTTCTCGTATTCCCAAAGTCCACAAATCGAACTTGCAGGGAAAACGCTTGGAATAGTTGGATTTGGCCGTATTGGCCGCAGAGTGGCTGAGATTGGACTTGCTTTCGGCATGAAAGTGATCTTTCAAAACCGTTCAGAAAAAGCAAATTTGCCATCCGGAATTATTCAAAAAGGGCTATCTGAAGTTTTTACTGAAAGTGATTTTGTGAGCTTAAATTGTCCGCTAACTGCCGAAAATATTGAATTTGTGAACCGGGATCTAATCAAAACAATGAAGCCAACTGCGGTTCTGATTAATACCGGAAGAGGCGGACTGATCAATGAGCAGGATTTGGCTGATGCACTCAATGCCGGTCAGCTATCGGCTGCTTGTCTCGATGTGCTTTCAGCAGAACCTCCACGGCCTGATAATCCACTGATTCCATTGCAAAATTGTTTTATTACTCCACATATTGCCTGGGCAACATTTGAAGCCCGCCAACGTTTATTAAATATTACTATAGATAACCTAAAGGGTTTTATTACAGGTAATCCTCAAAATCAAGTGTAA
- a CDS encoding DUF4251 domain-containing protein — protein MKTFTTVVIITLLLALTGFSQNDKKELKARQRLEMAQLIQSGHFKFVARSANSNLGNFNNLSSNYDLTFDSLRVKAYLPYYGRAYSAPYGGGSGGVKFDLTAKKIDQVYNERKKMFVISTELEDSDESYAIFLNTGLDGYADLKIIFRNRQWINYTGTIEKVETSVK, from the coding sequence ATGAAAACTTTCACTACAGTTGTTATCATTACCTTGTTGCTGGCGTTAACTGGTTTTAGCCAAAATGATAAAAAAGAACTTAAAGCCAGGCAACGACTTGAAATGGCTCAACTTATACAAAGTGGACATTTTAAGTTTGTTGCACGCTCCGCCAATTCAAATTTGGGAAACTTTAATAATTTATCCTCAAATTACGATCTGACTTTTGATAGCCTTCGGGTAAAAGCTTATTTACCTTATTATGGGAGAGCCTATTCTGCTCCATATGGCGGTGGGAGCGGAGGTGTAAAATTTGATCTAACGGCAAAGAAAATTGATCAGGTTTACAATGAGCGGAAAAAGATGTTTGTGATTTCAACGGAGTTAGAAGATTCGGATGAATCGTATGCAATTTTTTTGAATACCGGATTAGATGGGTACGCTGATTTGAAAATTATTTTCAGGAACAGGCAATGGATTAATTACACCGGAACGATTGAAAAAGTAGAGACATCTGTTAAATGA
- a CDS encoding OmpA family protein — MKKYFVLFFMLIYSFASGQISSSEKKAGKLFEQARIAYESKLFNKSLNFLDDALSLNPEFLDAYLLKSDIYMDIDSVGLQIKAIEAALKIAPDKNSKLYYLLGKAYYRSERYQNASDAYENYLKRVEANTPLAVKARQSIDKCIGAVNLLKHPVSFQSVNLGDNINSEDDEYWPTITVDGKTLIFTRLVGSQTISSQHPIAQEDFYTSDLVDNIWQPSTPIKSINTIYNEGAQTISTDGKLLFFTACTRSDGIGSCDIYYSRFKDGSWSLPQNVGEPVNSPAWESQPSISANGEILYFVSSRRGGKGGMDIWKCNLKGFSTGGTPIWGTPLNLGDSINTPGNEMSPFIHSDGKTLYFASDYWPGMGGYDIFYSRQKNDSVWSKPQNIGYPINSFKNEQGLVVDAAGKNAYYSSDRPGSRGMDIYSFELYEKARPTPVSYIKGKIVDEDSGAPICAKVELTDLENSKSVIRGESCWEKGEFLMCLPLGKEYAFNITKEGYLFYSDNFQLKEKKEIIDPYILEIKMKKIKVGGAVVLRNVFFDTGSFDLLPESKVELQKLIEFLNLNKTVFIEIEGHTDNVGNEELNQKLSESRAKEVYNYLINKGIDDARMNYKGYGLTQPVGSNETPEGRALNRRTEFVIIKK; from the coding sequence ATGAAAAAATATTTTGTTCTGTTCTTCATGCTCATTTATTCGTTTGCTTCAGGGCAGATTTCTTCAAGTGAGAAAAAAGCAGGCAAGCTGTTCGAGCAGGCAAGAATTGCCTATGAAAGTAAACTTTTCAATAAATCACTGAATTTTCTGGATGATGCATTGTCCCTCAATCCTGAATTTTTAGACGCTTATCTGCTTAAGTCAGATATCTACATGGATATCGATTCTGTTGGTCTTCAGATAAAAGCCATTGAAGCTGCTCTCAAAATTGCTCCTGATAAAAATTCAAAGCTATACTATTTGTTAGGGAAAGCTTATTATCGTTCCGAAAGATATCAAAATGCAAGTGATGCCTACGAAAATTATCTCAAACGGGTTGAAGCAAATACCCCTTTAGCTGTTAAAGCCCGTCAAAGCATTGATAAATGTATAGGAGCAGTAAACTTATTGAAACATCCGGTTTCATTTCAATCTGTAAATTTGGGCGATAATATTAATTCCGAAGATGATGAATACTGGCCTACAATTACGGTAGATGGTAAAACACTTATTTTTACCCGATTAGTCGGTTCACAAACAATTTCATCGCAACATCCTATCGCTCAGGAAGATTTCTATACATCAGACCTTGTTGATAATATTTGGCAACCTAGTACACCAATAAAATCAATCAATACCATTTACAACGAAGGGGCACAGACAATTTCAACAGACGGTAAACTTTTGTTTTTTACGGCCTGTACCCGAAGCGATGGTATAGGAAGTTGTGATATTTACTATTCGCGCTTTAAAGACGGAAGCTGGTCATTACCTCAAAATGTAGGCGAACCTGTGAATTCGCCTGCGTGGGAGTCGCAACCGTCCATTTCAGCAAATGGAGAGATCTTGTATTTTGTGAGTAGCCGTCGCGGTGGTAAGGGTGGAATGGACATCTGGAAATGCAATTTAAAAGGCTTTTCAACTGGGGGAACTCCAATTTGGGGGACTCCTCTCAATCTCGGCGATTCAATCAATACTCCGGGTAATGAAATGTCGCCGTTCATTCACTCCGATGGCAAAACGCTCTATTTTGCTTCTGATTACTGGCCTGGAATGGGCGGTTATGACATATTCTATTCCAGGCAGAAGAATGATTCCGTTTGGTCGAAACCTCAAAACATTGGCTATCCGATTAATTCATTCAAAAATGAACAAGGCCTGGTGGTTGATGCTGCCGGGAAAAATGCCTATTACTCTTCGGATCGGCCGGGATCAAGAGGAATGGACATCTATTCTTTTGAATTATACGAAAAGGCTCGGCCAACACCCGTTTCGTACATTAAAGGAAAAATTGTTGACGAAGATTCGGGTGCTCCGATTTGCGCCAAGGTTGAATTGACTGATCTGGAAAATTCAAAGTCGGTGATCAGGGGAGAGTCATGCTGGGAAAAGGGCGAATTCCTGATGTGCCTTCCGTTAGGGAAAGAATATGCCTTTAATATAACGAAGGAAGGATATTTATTCTATTCAGATAACTTCCAATTGAAAGAAAAGAAAGAAATTATTGATCCCTACATTCTTGAGATTAAAATGAAGAAGATAAAAGTTGGTGGGGCAGTAGTTCTTCGGAATGTATTTTTCGATACCGGATCTTTCGATTTGCTTCCCGAATCGAAAGTTGAACTTCAGAAATTAATCGAGTTTCTGAACTTGAACAAAACCGTTTTCATCGAAATAGAAGGACATACCGATAATGTTGGAAACGAAGAGCTGAATCAGAAGTTATCAGAATCGAGGGCTAAAGAAGTTTACAACTATTTGATTAATAAAGGAATTGATGACGCTCGTATGAACTACAAAGGATACGGACTTACACAACCAGTCGGTTCGAACGAAACACCCGAAGGAAGGGCACTAAACCGAAGAACCGAATTCGTGATCATAAAAAAATGA